The genomic segment GTGGTGCAAATAGATCTGGTAAAACTACCTTAATGCAGGTACTTAGAAATATCCCCTTTGGGTTTTCAAAGAATAGCGGTATACCCCCAGCTAAATTCCAATACAATGTACGATGTGATTTATTATTAGATGATGGAAATGGCGTAAATGTACTTTTAAAAGGATTTAGTAATCCGGAGATAGTTTATAATAATGCTACAGACAATAAAGCTAATAAAGGGTTATATAATATAGATAAATCAGCCTACAGAGAACTCTTTACCATAAGTCTTGATGAACTCAATAAAAGCTCTGGCAAGGAAGATAGTAACCTACAGTCTATGCTACTGGGTGCAGGTTTTAAGCATATTGCAAAAATTCCTGGAGTTGCTAAAGAGTTAAGGGAAAAAGCTAATACAATCGGTGGAACTCGTGGAAATCCATCAACTAAAATGTTTAAGCCCTTCACGGAGAATATTAAAAAAGGCGTAGAGGGAAGGAAAAAATCCATATCCATGTTAGATACTTTTGCTGAAAAGAAAAATAGCTTGTCCCATCTTCAGGCTACCATAATTTCAAAGGAGAAGCAGCTTGAGATTAGCAATAATAATATAATTAAATTAGACATTTTAAGGCACAATTACGAGCTTAACCAAGACAGAAAAAATATTGAGGGTGAGCTTCAAACATATTTTTTTAGTCATAGTGATATAAAGGAATATAATATAGAAAAAGCAAAGACCCTAAAAACTCAATATATTAAAGAGTTAGAACAGTACAATAATGACAACAATGGATTTCAAAGAGAAATAATCACAGAGAAACCTATGAAAGAATTGCTTTTAGGTAGCAAGGATTTAATTAGTGATTTTTATAATGGAATATCAGGCATTAAGGAAATGAACAAGAACCTACTAAGTGAAAAAAATGAGTATTATGAGAAAACACAGTTATTAATGAATAAAATTAAAAAATCAAATGATAACTGGTCTAGTTTTAAAGGTATTTCAGAGATTAATTGTGATGAGGTGCAACAGTGCATTTTAATACAGAATATTGAAAAATTTAAAAAGGCAGAATACGATAGAGCACTTTGTGATAAAAGAAGTGGAGACCTCAAAATCCAAAGGGAGATCTTAGAAAAACAAATAGTAACCTGCGATTCTGCAACTTATATGAAAAAGTATTTTTATCTTACAATATCTTTTATGATTTTAGGCTTGGCATTATTTTTTATAGATAAATTGCTTGGGTGTTCACTAATAATAATTGGGGCAATAGGATCAGCCCTATATTTGTTTATAAATTACTCAAATAGCAAACTAATTATAAATAGAAATATAGAAATTAAAACTCAGATAGAGAATAGATCAGGTGATATCAGTAATAATTCCCAGGAAATAATAAGCTTAGATGAGGATTTAAGAGAACTAAACAACATAATGGACGAGTATAGGGACATTCTAAAGCTTGATGGAAGAGTCTCAGTAGAAGGTATCAAGGATTATTTTAAAACCGTGTCTTATTTAAAGGATGAAATATCGGAGTACTATTTATTAAAGAAAAAACTAAGCAGTCACTTTAATACCCTTAATGAATCTTTAAGTAGTATTGGTGAGGTGCTTAAAAAATTTACTGAGTTTAATACTAAAAATCCAGAGGAAATAAATTTAGATAATATTGAAAATATTTGTAGCGACATACTGCTAAAGTTAGAGGAGTTATATAAGCATTTGATACTGGTGGAAAAAGCCCATGAAAGTTACTTAAAATTAAACATGGTAGAGCATGAAATATTGGGGCTCCTTGGAAGCAATTACTTAGAGGATATAATATTAAATATAGAAAAGTATATAAGTCAGGGAGAAAAGTATATAAAATATTTAAATATGCAGAACGAATTAAAAATTATTCAGGAGAAGTTATTGCAATCGGTAAAAAGCCAGCGTATAAAAAAAATATTATATGATGGGAAAGTAGAAGCTGCGCCCAGTGATGATGCAAATCTATTAAAAATCCTTGAAAATTTATATAGGGAGTATATCAATATAGATGAACTCACTTATGAATATGAGGGATTAAATGCTGAAATTAAAGAATTGATAGGGCAATTGGATATTTTAAAGAATGAAAAACAAACTTTAAAAGATGAACTCCTAGCCTTAAATTCTGATGAGATGTTAGTGCAATACGATAAAGAAATTAGACAGGCAAGAGGCCACTTGCGGCCCCTTGCAGAAAAATATGCTGTTTATAATACAGCAGCTTTATTACTCGAAAAAATCAGAGAAAAGTTTTTAGAAAGTACTAAGGATAAGTTATTAAAAGGAGCTAGTGATATTCTAAGTGAAATAACCTCTGGGGAATACAAAGATATTGTGCCTATGGAAGATTTAATGCAGGGAGACTTTAAAACTGTATTACGAGATGAGAGTGTTAAGGAGAGTTCAAGAGAGTTAAGCAGGGGCACAAAAGAACAATTATTTTTGGCAGTTCGTATAAGCAGAATAAAAGAAATTAAGCCAAGTTTACCAGTGATTTTAGACGATTCCTTTGTTAACTTTGATATTGCACATACGAAAAATACAGTTAAGGCATTAGTACAGCTTTCAAAAACTCATCAGATTTTTGTACTTACCTGTCATGCAACTTTAGTAGAGTTAATAAATGATCTAGAGAAGCAGGCACAATATTTCAAATTAGACAAGGGTAAGTTTGAAAAAAGCACAGGGGGAGATTTGAAAAAATATCTAAAAGAACTATAAGTGCATTTCCTTTGAAATAGGTGCGTAAAAAATGGTATAATAGATTGCTTAATACAATTATTAGAGCATGTATTATAGAGTTTGTTAATACTTCAGCTCCGCAGGAGATGATTTAATGGAAAGTGAAGTGGTAATTATTAGTAAGGCGTTATTTATTACAGAGAAACCAAGTGTTGCTGCGGAATTTGCCAAAGTCTTAAAAATAAATGGTAGAAAGTTTGATGGATATATAGAGTCTGATAAAGCTGTTGTTACATGGTGCGTGGGACATCTTGTTACTATGAGTTACCCAGAAAAATATGATGCAAAACTTAAAAAGTGGTCTTTAGATACTTTGCCATTTTTACCTAAAAAGTATAAATATGAAGTTATAGATGGAGTGAAAAAACAATTTAATATAGTTAAAAGCCAACTAATACGTGAAGATATTGATAGAATTTATGTTTGTACAGATTCGGGGCGAGAAGGGGAGTACATATATAGATTAGTAGATGAAATGGCGGGGACTCCTAATAAGCAAAAACGAAGAGTGTGGATAGATTCACAAACGGAAGCTGAGATTATTCGAGGAGTTAAAGAAGCAAAGGATTTGAGTGAATATGATAATTTATCTGAAGCGGCCTATTTAAGAGCAAAAGAGGATTATCTAATGGGAATTAATTTCTCAAGGCTTTTAAGTTTAGTATATGGAAAAACTGTAAGCAATTATCTTGGAAAAAATTATATAGTTATTGCTGTGGGACGAGTAATGTCTTGTGTGCTTGGAATGGTAGTTCAAAGGGAAAGAGAAGTTCGCGAGTTTGTTGTTACTCCTTTTTATAAGATTATGGTCAGTTTTAAGGTAGATGAAGGTTGTAATTATGAGGGAGAATGGAAAGCCGTAGAAGGTTCTAAGTATTTTGATTCACCTATGCTTTATAATGAGGGTGGGTTCAAAACCAAGGAAACGGCGGAAAAGTTGATGGGAGAACTAAGGGATTCAAGTATAGATGGTAAAGTTTTCGTTGAAAATATTACTAAGAAAAAAGAAAACAAAAATGCTCCGCTGCTTTTTAATTTAGCAGAAATACAAAATGAGTGTTCTAAGAAATTTAAAATAAATCCAGAGCAAACGCTTAGTCACATTCAAGCATTATATGAGAAGAAAATGCTTACATATCCAAGAACGGATGCTAGGGTATTGACTACAGCGATAGCAAAAGAAATAGATGAGAATATAAAAAAATTAACGAAGTTAAATGGAAATGCTGAGATAAATAATATAGCTCAGACTATTTTAGGGAAAAAATGGTATAGTAATATAGCTAAAACAAAATATGTTGATGATAGCAAGGTAACAGATCATTATGCTATTATTCCAACAGGTGAAGGGCTTCAAAACTATTCATCATTAAAGGATATACAAAAGAAAATTTATGACTTAGTGTTACGACGGTTTTTGGCGATTTTTTATCCGCCTGCTGTGTATAGTAAGGTCTCTGTTATAACAAAGATTGACAAAGAAAGATTTTTCACCTCAGACAAGGTGTGCGTTGAACTTGGATATTTGGAGGTTTTAAAACCGGATAGGGATAGCAATGATAGTGAAAGCACAAATATGAAATTTTTGAGTACATTAAAAAAAGGTCAAAGTGTAGAAATTGAAGATTTAGTTGTAAAAGAAGGTAAAACTTCTCCCCCTAAAAGGTTTACCACAGGTTCAATTATTATAGCTATGGAAAATGCAGGTAAGCTAATTGAAGATGAAGAACTAAGAGAACATATAAAAGGGTCAGGTATTGGTACAAGTGCCACTCGTTCAGGGATTTTAACGAAGCTTGAAAAAATAGAATACATTAAAT from the Clostridium sp. CM027 genome contains:
- a CDS encoding AAA family ATPase, which codes for MKITQLDIRDFGVFQGEKLEDLGSGIIVIGGANRSGKTTLMQVLRNIPFGFSKNSGIPPAKFQYNVRCDLLLDDGNGVNVLLKGFSNPEIVYNNATDNKANKGLYNIDKSAYRELFTISLDELNKSSGKEDSNLQSMLLGAGFKHIAKIPGVAKELREKANTIGGTRGNPSTKMFKPFTENIKKGVEGRKKSISMLDTFAEKKNSLSHLQATIISKEKQLEISNNNIIKLDILRHNYELNQDRKNIEGELQTYFFSHSDIKEYNIEKAKTLKTQYIKELEQYNNDNNGFQREIITEKPMKELLLGSKDLISDFYNGISGIKEMNKNLLSEKNEYYEKTQLLMNKIKKSNDNWSSFKGISEINCDEVQQCILIQNIEKFKKAEYDRALCDKRSGDLKIQREILEKQIVTCDSATYMKKYFYLTISFMILGLALFFIDKLLGCSLIIIGAIGSALYLFINYSNSKLIINRNIEIKTQIENRSGDISNNSQEIISLDEDLRELNNIMDEYRDILKLDGRVSVEGIKDYFKTVSYLKDEISEYYLLKKKLSSHFNTLNESLSSIGEVLKKFTEFNTKNPEEINLDNIENICSDILLKLEELYKHLILVEKAHESYLKLNMVEHEILGLLGSNYLEDIILNIEKYISQGEKYIKYLNMQNELKIIQEKLLQSVKSQRIKKILYDGKVEAAPSDDANLLKILENLYREYINIDELTYEYEGLNAEIKELIGQLDILKNEKQTLKDELLALNSDEMLVQYDKEIRQARGHLRPLAEKYAVYNTAALLLEKIREKFLESTKDKLLKGASDILSEITSGEYKDIVPMEDLMQGDFKTVLRDESVKESSRELSRGTKEQLFLAVRISRIKEIKPSLPVILDDSFVNFDIAHTKNTVKALVQLSKTHQIFVLTCHATLVELINDLEKQAQYFKLDKGKFEKSTGGDLKKYLKEL
- a CDS encoding DNA topoisomerase, with product MSKALFITEKPSVAAEFAKVLKINGRKFDGYIESDKAVVTWCVGHLVTMSYPEKYDAKLKKWSLDTLPFLPKKYKYEVIDGVKKQFNIVKSQLIREDIDRIYVCTDSGREGEYIYRLVDEMAGTPNKQKRRVWIDSQTEAEIIRGVKEAKDLSEYDNLSEAAYLRAKEDYLMGINFSRLLSLVYGKTVSNYLGKNYIVIAVGRVMSCVLGMVVQREREVREFVVTPFYKIMVSFKVDEGCNYEGEWKAVEGSKYFDSPMLYNEGGFKTKETAEKLMGELRDSSIDGKVFVENITKKKENKNAPLLFNLAEIQNECSKKFKINPEQTLSHIQALYEKKMLTYPRTDARVLTTAIAKEIDENIKKLTKLNGNAEINNIAQTILGKKWYSNIAKTKYVDDSKVTDHYAIIPTGEGLQNYSSLKDIQKKIYDLVLRRFLAIFYPPAVYSKVSVITKIDKERFFTSDKVCVELGYLEVLKPDRDSNDSESTNMKFLSTLKKGQSVEIEDLVVKEGKTSPPKRFTTGSIIIAMENAGKLIEDEELREHIKGSGIGTSATRSGILTKLEKIEYIKSNNKTQVVMPTLLGEIIYDVVKNSIPTLLNPELTASWEKGLTMVTQKEIAGDLYMEKLENYIIKNNDRVLKLNNGQRLKNNFDMVSGFYKNSKAKVE